Genomic segment of Nitrospira sp.:
TCTGAAACGCCAGCGCATCGCGTTGACGATGCGCCTTGATGATGCCGCAAGCCGTCCGGCTGTGCCTGCCCAGTCCGGTACCAATGCAGCCGGTGCTCAACGCGGGCGAGGGCTGTCGGCGGCGAGTCAGCCCGGACAACCATCCCAACCGCTCAGCGCCATGGCTCTCGCGTTGGCGAAGGCGAGGCAGAAGGCGTAGCGTACGCCTGTTCTCCCCTGTAGGTGATGGGCTTGCACCACTATCAGCCGTGTGCCATTGGCACACCATCAGCAGTTTCGGTCGCTTGCTCGTTGGTAGGCTGCGGGCAGATCCTATTACACTACCCATACTTGAATTTCAGTGTGATGATTCCACATTGGAGTAGAAGCGTGACGGCGTTCGCGAGAATGACGGGCAACGAATCGATCCAGATGCCGTAGATGAGCCACAGTAACACGCCCGTGCTGAATGTCGTGACCATCCCCCAGGACAGATCCCCGGTTGATTTGGACTGCCAAGCCTTCGCAATCTGAGGAATGAACGCAATCGTGGTCAGTGTGCCGGCGATCAACCCCAGCGTTGTGACTCCGTCCACTTTTTACACCGGCCACTTTTCTTCGCGCCAGGCCATGTCCCAGAACATCCATTCATAGCGTGAACTGATGATGAAAGAGTCTTCCATCCGTCGGAGTTCGTCTTTTCCGGCTGTCTTGGCCCACTGATCCACTTTCTTCCGCATCCATATCTGGACGTCCGCAAACTCGGGAGATGCATAGAGCATGAGCCACTCACGATAGGGATGGTTCTTGGCCGGTGAGCCTTTTTGCAATAAATGTTGTCCTACCACACAGTAGACCCATGCGCAGGGAAGGGCCACGACGGTGATTTCCGTGGCTGTCCCCGTTGCGGCTACCGCAAGCATGTGTCTGGTGTACGCATAATTGGTCGGCGCCATGGGAACGGAGGTCATCTGTTTTGCGGTCATGTTCCAGCGTTTGCCGTAATTTTCGTGCAGGCTGCGCTCGACGACGATCGTCTCCTCTGCCAGCTTGTTGAAACGGAGGCCGCTCTCTGAGTCAGGCGCTTTGACGGCTGCAGCAGAGAATACACGCGCGAGGTCGCCGAGAAATCGAGCATCTTGCAGGATGTAATATTTGAACTTCTGCTCAGGCAATGTTCCGTTGCCGAGTGCGACGACAAAGGGGTGCGTCAATTGGGAATCCCAGATCGAGCTGGCGAGTTTGCGGAGGTTGTTTGAGAATGACATGTGTTCTCCGATGTGGGAAGTGGTTTGTTTTGAGCTAGAACGTAACTTTCAACACTCACAAGTCAACAGGTAGCCCTAGGTGCTCCCACATTAGAGATACGGAATCCAGGGTCTGGGGAGGCGGTTCATTCCGTCCAATGCTGCGACTTTATAGCACTCGGCCAACGTCGGATAATTGAAGACGGTATCGATAAAGTAATCAATTTTACCATGAAAGGCCATCACGGCTTGACCGATGTGGATCAATTCGGTAGCGCCTTCCCCGATGGCATGCACCCCTAACAGATGTCGAGTGTGTCGATGAAACAAGAGCTTCAGCATGCCGGTTTCGTCACCGATCAATTGTCCACGAGCGATCTCCTTGTAGCGGGCGATGCCGACGCCGTACGGTATACCGGCTTGTTTGAGCTCTTCCTCATTTCTACCGACCATGGAGATTTCCGGAATGGCATAGATGCCATAGGGGAGGAGTGCGGTATCCATGCGATCCGGATGGCCGAAAGCATGGCTGGCTGCGTGTCGACCCTGTTGCATGGATGTCGACGCCAGCGCCGGGAATCCGATGACGTCGCCAGCTGCATAGATGTGAGGAAGCGTGGTTTGAAAATGTTCATTCACGGTCAACCGTCCTCGGATATCCGGGTGGAGACCGATTGATTCTAGATGCAGGGGTGCGGTCGCGCCGACGCGGCCAATGGCATACAGGAGCGTGGCGGTGTGAAGCGGTGGATGATTCCGTAAGGAGACCTGGACCGCCTGCTTTCCTGTTCGCGTGATCGCGACAACTTCTTCGTCGTGATAGAGCGTGACGCCAAATTCTTTCATCTGGCGCTGGAGTGTCTCAATGATTTCTGTGTCGACGAATTCCAACAGCCGGGGGCGCTTATCGATGAGTGTGACGGGAACTCCCAAGGCGGCAAGCATCGACGCATATTCGGTTCCGATCACGCCCCCTCCAACAATGACGAGGGATTTGGGAATATGTCGTAAGGACAGAAGCCCGTCTGTATCGATAATCGTGTGATCATCGAAGGGAACCTCAGACGGCCGAGCCGGCTCGGTTCCCACGGCAATGACGAAGAAGTCGGCCGTCAGTTCGACCACTCCGCGAGGGGTGTGTACATGAAGTCGATGGGGGTCGAGAAAACTGGCCGTTCCGAAATACATATCCACTCGGTTGCGGGCCATCTGCTGTTGGACGATCTGTATCTCATGTTTGATGACGTGATCGGCACGGAAGGCCAGGTCTTCGATCGTGATCGTCTTTTTCAGCCGGTATTCGCCTCCGTAGATGTTGCGCTGTCGAAATCCGGACAGGTAGAGGACGGCTTCACGGAGTGATTTGCTGGGAATCGTTCCCGTATTGATGCAGACGCCGCCGAGGACCATCTTGCGCTCGATGATTCCGACTTTCTTGCCGAGCTTGGCCGCCTGAACGGCAGCCTTCTGTCCTGCCGGTCCCGTACCGATGACGAGTAAATCGTAGTGAGGCATGAGGCTCTTGAACGAGAGAGGGGAAGGTTGAGGGCCAGGAACGATTGACGTATTCCAGACGAGGCCCGGCCTCAACGACCTTCCCCGCGTTTTCCCCTAACTCTCGGTGACCAACCGACGGGCGAATTGGAATGCTTCTTCCATGTCCGGGAGTTGAGCAACCTCAGGAGTTATTTGAAGATAGCGGATGGTGTTTGTCTTATCAATGACCATGACCGCTCTCGTCAAAATGTGCAGGCCTTCCAAGAAGAGGCCATGGGTTTTCCCAAACTCACCTCCACGATAGTCGGAGAGGAAGGTCACGTTGGCGATCTTGGCTTCTCCGGCGAATCGCTTTTGAGCGAAGGGGGTATCGACGCTGACGGTGATCAGTTCCACCATCTTATCGAGGCCTTTATTCCGTTCGCTCAGAATATGGGTCTGCTGTTCGCAGACCGGGGTATCAAGGGAGGGGACGATACTGATGATCCGGACCTTGCCTGTCCCTTTGGTTTCTCCGATGTTCACGAGGGACAAGTCATTCTGTGCCACCTTCACATCACGGAGCGCATCGCCGACCTTCACTCCGTGACCGGTAAGTGACAGCGGGTTGCCTTTGAAGAGGACCTTATTGCCTTCGCCCGCGACTGCCGTATCGTTGGATACGGGCAGGTTTTTGTATAAGAAGGGGGTGCTCGCTGTCGTCTGACAACCGACGACAGCAACAGAGAGGCACAGCATCGTGCCGATGAAGCCAGAAGATTGTTTCCGCATTGTATGCTCCTTTCCCAACACAGGATTGTTCAGGGTCCTCACGCAGACTGTCCGTTTAGGGTGACGAGTGAATATACTCGATCAGTGATCGGTTCACCAGCTCCGGGCGTTCCCATTGCGGCATATGTCCGGCCTGGGGGATCGTGACAAACGTTGATCCCCGGATGCTCTGGTGGAGCGCTGCTCCCACCGCTGCGGGAAAGACCTGGTCATGCTCACCCCAGATAATCATCGTAGGGTGCGCGATGTCCTTGATACGCGGCGCAAACTCAGTTTCCCACAAGGGGAGGGTCTTTTTCATGGCCATGAGGGGTTTGATGATGCCGGGGCGCCGACGATTGCGGTTGGAGCGTTCAAGGACGGCCGGTGTCAGGAGGCTATGGTCGTGGATGACCTCTTTCAGGACCGAGTCGGTGACCAGCCAGCCGAACAGCCAGTTTCCGAATGACACGAGCCACCACGGGGCCTGTGATTCCAGTGCACGACGGAACGATGGAGCGGTGACGTTGGTCAGAATATCCGGCGGCAATCCATCGATGAGGACGAGTGTGTCGACACGGGTCGGGTGTGTCAGTGCCATGCCGATGACCAAGCCGGCTCCCATCGAATTACCGACGAGCGTGGCATGGGGGACCTCCAGCGCGTCCATGAATCCAACCAAGAAGTCCATCATCTGATCGGGTTGGTAGGCAATATCTGGCTTGTCGGATAGTCCGGAACCGGGGAGGTCGAGTGTCACGGTGCGAAACTGGTGGGACAAGCCCTGTTGCTGATGTTCCCACTGCCACATAGAACCGCCAAACCCATGGATCAAGATGACCGGCGGGCCGGTCCCGACATCGAGATAGGCTAGCCGTTGGCCATGGACGAGAACGGTCTTGATCGGGAGGGGTTCGACCGGGGTACGTGCTAAGGGCTCAAAGTAGGGTGGAATCTGTGCGGGCGGAGTACAGGCGGCCATGAGACAGCAGAGAACGTAGGGGAGGAATAGTCCCCGTGTCCATGGCGGATATGGGATGGCCCGAGGATGAGCGAGGAGACTACTCCAATTGAATGACTGTCTCATCCGTTTTGACGTTATCGCCGTCGTTGACCAAGATCGCAGAGACTTTCCCGTCAATCGGTGCCGGTACCCGACTTTCCATCTTCATCGCTTCGATGATCAAGAGCGGATCACCGGCCTTCACGCAATCATTCACGGCAACAAGAACCTTTACCACGCGACCGGGCATGGGAGGAGCCACATCACCTGGTTTTGCCGGTTTGGGACGCTTGGGCTTTCCTGTCGTCCCAATCTCTTGGGACTCCGGAACGCCGGCGAGTACTTCCTGAATCGGCTCGAGCGAGACTTCTTCCAGTTTATCGTTGATACGGATGTAGTAGGGTTTGTGGCCGTCGACCTTACGGCCGGAGCCTGAGACCTTCACATGATAGGTCTCGCCATGGACCGTGACATTGAATTCGACCGGAGCCAAATGTAACTCGTGCGCCGTCGAAGGGCCCTTTGCCGATCCGATGTCCAGAGGTTCAGGGGTCAAGTCGCCCTTCTCACGTGCCTCGAAAAAGTCACGTGCGATGGGAGGAAACAGCACAAACGACAGCTGGTCTTCAACGCTTTGAGCCGAAGCCGGCAGCTCTTTCTTGGCGTCATCGAGTTCCGGCTCCAATCGATCAGCCGGCCTGGTCTTGATGGGGGTTTCATCACCGGTTGCGCGCGCCATGACATCGAGGTCGACCTGTCCCGGCGCACGTCCATAGAGTCCCAAAAAATAATTCTTGGTCTCGGTGGTAATGACCTTGTACCGCTCTCCGGTCAACACATTGAGGGTTGCCTGCGTGCCGACGATTTGGCTGGTCGGGGTGACCAGTGGAGGATAGCCCATTTCTTTTCGCACGCGAGGAACTTCGTCGAGCACTTCCTTCATCCGATCAAGGGCATTTTGCTCCGTCAGCTGAGCGGCTAGGTTTGACAACATGCCGCCGGGGATCTGGGAGGTGAGGATTTCCGCATCGACGCCGGTAAAGTCACTCTCGAACTGACGATATTTACGGCGAACCGACCGGAAATGTTCGGTGATCGGTTGGAAGTTGGCAAGTTCCAATCCTGTGTCGTAGGGTGTGTTTTGGAGTGAGGCCACTAATGTTTCCGTCGCGGGATGAGATGTGCCTCCCGCCAACGGCGAGATTGAGGTATCGAGCATATCGAGGCCTCCCAGGATCGCCATCAGCGAGGTCATGGAAGCCATTCCGGACGTGTAATGCGAATGGAGATGCAGCGGAACCTTGACAGCGGCTTTCAGTCGACGCACCAGATGATAGGCATCGAGTGGTGCGAGCAGCCCCGCCATATCCTTGATGCAGATCGTGTCCGTTCCGAGATCTTCCAGTTTCTTGGCCAAATCGACAAACCGGTCGATGCTATGAACGGGACTCACTGTATAGCAGATGGTGGCTTCCGCATGCTTGCCGCAGGCCTTGACTTCACTCACGGCCCGATCAAGGTTCCGCACGTCATTGAGTGCGTCGAAGATACGGAAGACGTCAATACCGTTCGTCGCCGATCGCTCAATGAACCGTTCCACCACATCATCGGCGTAATGCCGATAACCGACAAGATTCTGGCCCCGCAACAACATCTGGAGCTTGGTATTGGGCATGGCCGCCCGTAATGCTCGGAGTCGTTCCCATGGGTCTTCCTTTAAAAAGCGGAGGCACGTATCAAAGGTTGCTCCGCCCCACACCTCCAGGGACCAATAGCCGACCGCGTCCAGCTTCTGGGCGATCGGCAGCATATCCTCGGTCCGCATGCGCGTGGCCAACAAGGATTGATGCCCATCTCTTAAGGCCACGTCGGTGATCAAGACCGGTTTGCCGACGGCCGGCGTGATCGTAAACTCGCTGGGACGTGAGGCAAGCAGTTTTGAGGTCTTGCTCGATGGAGCAGCCGGTCGACTCTTCTTCTGTTGTTTCTTTGGTAGTGGTCGTCGTTTCGCCATGATGTTTCGTGTGTCTCTTCAGAGTCAGTGGGTTTGCCGGACGGAATAGGCTGCGGGAAAACCCGGTTGATACCAACTATATAGATGGACATGTCTATACGGAGTTAACACGCGAATACTATTTGGATGTTCAAATCGGATGTTCAACAAGCCCTGGTTCTCACACGCCCCATCCCGGCGCGCGGCTCGACTGTCTTCGACAAGCTCAGGCCCCGAGCCTGTCGAGGGGAGCTCGCCGAAATCCAAGATGCGCCGTTCCACGGGTGCAGCCGCAGCGAACGAAGAGGCACGGCGTACGCCTTGGTAGGTTGAGCCTCTGAGCGCTACGACCTGCCTGCGCGAAGCGCTTCGGCGAAGGCAGGGAACGTCGATGACCGACTTTTTCAGCATCCTGTCTAGAGTCCTTCATAGGCAGCGATCGCTGCTGAGAGCGCCAGTACCAGATC
This window contains:
- a CDS encoding SemiSWEET family sugar transporter, encoding MDGVTTLGLIAGTLTTIAFIPQIAKAWQSKSTGDLSWGMVTTFSTGVLLWLIYGIWIDSLPVILANAVTLLLQCGIITLKFKYG
- a CDS encoding alpha/beta fold hydrolase; amino-acid sequence: MAACTPPAQIPPYFEPLARTPVEPLPIKTVLVHGQRLAYLDVGTGPPVILIHGFGGSMWQWEHQQQGLSHQFRTVTLDLPGSGLSDKPDIAYQPDQMMDFLVGFMDALEVPHATLVGNSMGAGLVIGMALTHPTRVDTLVLIDGLPPDILTNVTAPSFRRALESQAPWWLVSFGNWLFGWLVTDSVLKEVIHDHSLLTPAVLERSNRNRRRPGIIKPLMAMKKTLPLWETEFAPRIKDIAHPTMIIWGEHDQVFPAAVGAALHQSIRGSTFVTIPQAGHMPQWERPELVNRSLIEYIHSSP
- the sthA gene encoding Si-specific NAD(P)(+) transhydrogenase produces the protein MPHYDLLVIGTGPAGQKAAVQAAKLGKKVGIIERKMVLGGVCINTGTIPSKSLREAVLYLSGFRQRNIYGGEYRLKKTITIEDLAFRADHVIKHEIQIVQQQMARNRVDMYFGTASFLDPHRLHVHTPRGVVELTADFFVIAVGTEPARPSEVPFDDHTIIDTDGLLSLRHIPKSLVIVGGGVIGTEYASMLAALGVPVTLIDKRPRLLEFVDTEIIETLQRQMKEFGVTLYHDEEVVAITRTGKQAVQVSLRNHPPLHTATLLYAIGRVGATAPLHLESIGLHPDIRGRLTVNEHFQTTLPHIYAAGDVIGFPALASTSMQQGRHAASHAFGHPDRMDTALLPYGIYAIPEISMVGRNEEELKQAGIPYGVGIARYKEIARGQLIGDETGMLKLLFHRHTRHLLGVHAIGEGATELIHIGQAVMAFHGKIDYFIDTVFNYPTLAECYKVAALDGMNRLPRPWIPYL
- the tenA gene encoding thiaminase II codes for the protein MSFSNNLRKLASSIWDSQLTHPFVVALGNGTLPEQKFKYYILQDARFLGDLARVFSAAAVKAPDSESGLRFNKLAEETIVVERSLHENYGKRWNMTAKQMTSVPMAPTNYAYTRHMLAVAATGTATEITVVALPCAWVYCVVGQHLLQKGSPAKNHPYREWLMLYASPEFADVQIWMRKKVDQWAKTAGKDELRRMEDSFIISSRYEWMFWDMAWREEKWPV
- the tpx gene encoding thiol peroxidase — encoded protein: MRKQSSGFIGTMLCLSVAVVGCQTTASTPFLYKNLPVSNDTAVAGEGNKVLFKGNPLSLTGHGVKVGDALRDVKVAQNDLSLVNIGETKGTGKVRIISIVPSLDTPVCEQQTHILSERNKGLDKMVELITVSVDTPFAQKRFAGEAKIANVTFLSDYRGGEFGKTHGLFLEGLHILTRAVMVIDKTNTIRYLQITPEVAQLPDMEEAFQFARRLVTES
- the oadA gene encoding sodium-extruding oxaloacetate decarboxylase subunit alpha; this translates as MAKRRPLPKKQQKKSRPAAPSSKTSKLLASRPSEFTITPAVGKPVLITDVALRDGHQSLLATRMRTEDMLPIAQKLDAVGYWSLEVWGGATFDTCLRFLKEDPWERLRALRAAMPNTKLQMLLRGQNLVGYRHYADDVVERFIERSATNGIDVFRIFDALNDVRNLDRAVSEVKACGKHAEATICYTVSPVHSIDRFVDLAKKLEDLGTDTICIKDMAGLLAPLDAYHLVRRLKAAVKVPLHLHSHYTSGMASMTSLMAILGGLDMLDTSISPLAGGTSHPATETLVASLQNTPYDTGLELANFQPITEHFRSVRRKYRQFESDFTGVDAEILTSQIPGGMLSNLAAQLTEQNALDRMKEVLDEVPRVRKEMGYPPLVTPTSQIVGTQATLNVLTGERYKVITTETKNYFLGLYGRAPGQVDLDVMARATGDETPIKTRPADRLEPELDDAKKELPASAQSVEDQLSFVLFPPIARDFFEAREKGDLTPEPLDIGSAKGPSTAHELHLAPVEFNVTVHGETYHVKVSGSGRKVDGHKPYYIRINDKLEEVSLEPIQEVLAGVPESQEIGTTGKPKRPKPAKPGDVAPPMPGRVVKVLVAVNDCVKAGDPLLIIEAMKMESRVPAPIDGKVSAILVNDGDNVKTDETVIQLE